CTCCAAGTTCATTTGCAAGTATGTAGGTGGTACCCGATCCGCTTAACTGGTAGGAACCGTTAATCCCGAAAAGGTGGGGATTGAGGTGGAATTTCCCTGTTCCCTGTGGCTGGTGATGATCGGACACGACTGCATTAATCCCGTATTTGTTCATAGTTTCCAGCATTCCACTGCCCAGATCGGTGAAAATCACTACTTCAGGATTGATGTTAGCAATTTCCTCAATTATTGTTTCATCGAGTTGCTTCACAAACCGGATGTCGTATTCCAGTCCTGCTCTCTCCAGTGCGGTGCATATTATGGCTGCAGATGTCAATCCGTCAGCATCAATATGTGAGACTACGGATACAGAATCATGGTTCTGTATTTCAGTTGCACAGAAATACGCAGTTTCTTTCATCTGCGCAAACACAGTGTTCATATCACTTGTTTCCAATGTTGCAGTCTCCTTTTTCCCAGCATTCCGGCTCTATTAAATAGAATTTTCCGCTTCGTTTGATTTCGGGAAAATCCTGTATTTCCGATATCGTGTATTTCAGTTTTCCACTGGTATATTTCTCGGTTATGTTTGCCCAGGGTATTGCATAGGCTTCTCTTGTTTTCCCAACCCCGTGGCGCAGCTCAACCGCTAAAAATCCATTTCTGCCGGATTTATTAATATAATCTCCTATTCTTTCCACCTGATGAACCCCATTTTTGTCAACAGTAAAATGCTGGCTGAAATATAATGCATTAGCTCCCTTGTCTACAGAGATACTTTTGCACTCGATGCCAAGATAGTAATCCGGGTTAAGGGAATCAACAAGAACGTCCAGAAACTGCGGTGTAAAGCGGTGTTGCTTGATACGGTGTGCAACAGCCCGGATATTCTTTTCCTCAAAAAACTGGTTAAATGATTGTACCAGAGTTCTTTCAAATTCGGTCATATGTATCCTGAATGTGTTTTACTGTAGTTTTATCAGGATGTTCCTTAAATGTTGCCTTAAGCTTACTGCGTTAGTTTCATGTATGAGATATGCAATTCTATTTAGCATGGACAAGAAACCACTTGAAATTCTTCTTGCAATTGGATCCATTATCCTTTTCACCCTGATGCTTGTTATCGTACATTCAACATTTGGCGGTTCAGAAAGCGCTACCAATTATGAAGGATACGGCTATGTGGCTGTCTTAATGTTGTTTGTTCTTGGCGTTTCAGCTGCCGGCCTCAAGCTTGTGGATGTGAAGTAAACTAGGTGTTCCAAATGGCCGTTTACTCGGATGATTTTTCTTTTGAAATGGCCAAAGGCACTGATATTGTTGACATAACATCCCGGATTCTGGAATCCGTGGAATCTTCTTCTGTAAAAAACGGCATTGTCTGCGTATTCTCGCCGGGATCCACCGGCGCATTGACGACAATTGAGTATGAACCGGGTCTAGTTCATGATCTGGGAAATGCACTTGAGAGAATAATTCCTGAATTTCTTGAGTACAGGCATAATGAGCGCTGGCATGACGGGAATGGACATTCCCATGTGCGTGCATCACTTATCGGGCAAAGCATTTCATTTCCACTGATAAACGGTGAAATTC
The DNA window shown above is from Methanohalophilus levihalophilus and carries:
- a CDS encoding secondary thiamine-phosphate synthase enzyme YjbQ, coding for MAVYSDDFSFEMAKGTDIVDITSRILESVESSSVKNGIVCVFSPGSTGALTTIEYEPGLVHDLGNALERIIPEFLEYRHNERWHDGNGHSHVRASLIGQSISFPLINGEIPLGTWQQVICLNLDNRSRTRKVIVQVVGE